The genomic interval CTAGGCAACCAGGCAAACATTCATTATTCACTGGGAAATGCAGAGGAAGCAATGTCGTTCTACACGGAACAGGAGCGTTTATGCAGGGAACTGGAAAATGAGGACGGATTATCCTATGCACTCGGTAATCAGGCGATCATTCTTGCGGAAAAAGGCGACCCTGATAAAGCAATGGAATTGCATAAAGAAGAAGAGCGCATTTGCAGGAAATTTAACAATATGGAAGGATTGCAACGCTCTCTGGGCAACCAGGCAAGTATATTGTATAGCAAGGGTCATTTGCATGAGGCGCTCGCCCTCCATAAAGAAGAAGAGCGTCTATGCAGAAAACTTGGAAACAAGAGCGAACTTTCAGCCTGCCTTGGTAACCAGGCGCTTGTCGTTAAGGATCTGGGGAATCCGGATGAGGCGATTGGACTATTAAAAGAACAGGAAGCTATTTGCAGAGATCTTGGGATAAAGAGCGGGCTTGCTATTTCATTGGCAAATCAGGCAGAGATGCTTGCGCAAAATCCGGGACGGGCAGATGAAGCACTGCCTCTTGCCGAAGAAGCCTATTCAATTACCACTTCTTTCGGTTTTCAGTCATTATCTCACGAAATAGAACCCATTTTACGCGCAATTGAATCCCGATTGGGCAAATAGAGTAAAACTATTCAGCGTAATCTATCAAAGGGAATATGCCCTGTTTTTGTGCAGGAGGTAAGAATAGATAATAGATTCGAGGGGAGCATTCCCGGTTTTTTGTAAAAATGCCATTAGCGGGGAGGGAAAGAATAGTAACTCAAGCTTCCAGCTTGAGGGTAAAATACCACGAGCAGTCATCATGTTGCATTTGCAACACCCAGAAACGATGAAAATGATTTTATAACCATATCGTGTTGCGGTACCTGTGCTTGAGCTATTTCTTGTAGTCTTTTTTCGAGCCAGGATGCTTGTGTTACAAAGTACAATTAGTTAACCAAAAATCTGGAATGCTCCTGTTCAAATTATGTCCCCCGCTGGCGGGGGTGCAGGGGGTGGACTGGATTTCTCCATCGATTCAACTACCCCTTCATTATGAAAACAAATTTGCCCCTTTTCCCCGCGCTCCGCAGACAATTCCACCCCCTTAATCCCCCGCCAGCGGGGGACAGGCTTGCCACCTCCTTTGCAGCTTTCATGCCCTTGTGGGGTTGATCCATGTGCATTCCAGGTTTTTTATTACTTCTGCCATGTTTTAATGAAACGTACAATAGTATTAACCACTGGCAGCGTTGTTTTGCCCCAATCACACATACGGTTACAAAAAATCGGGAATGCTCCTGAGTAGATAGTAGACAGTGCCCGTCCCTCATTCCACCGTTGTGCAGAGACGCACTGTATTGTGTACAAGCTACCAGCCTCTTGAGTTAACACCTTTAGCAAACTTATGGTTGGTGCAATCTTTTAAATTGATACAGTGCAGTTATTTTTCAAAACACAATTCCGGTAAAATAATTTTCAATTCAATGCCTATCAGACAGGAGAGCCTTTTTCGTTTGACAAAAGCCTTCAAATGGATGATGCCGAAACCCGCAGGCGGAGGGTCTTACACCATTGCCCTGAAGTTTGATGGGACGGCCCATGCATGGAGATATAATACTTATGGTGAATTGGGGACGGGACGACCACGCAGAGCGCTACACCGATACAGGCAAGCAATCTCCTCTTAAAACCGGCAATACCAACAGCAACCACTTGACAATAAGCTGAGGAGAGCCTTCAATATAATTTATTATTTGACGAACCTCTTCACGGGTCATGACTACTGGAATATTCGTCTTCTTCTGTGCACGTATAGCGTTAATCTCTTCTTTTAATGATACTTTTAAAGTAACTATTCAGCGTAATTTCTTTAACTACCATATATGACAAAAAAGGCCAAAATCACAGATATTATCCAGAAGTTGTATTGCTATATATAGACAAGAAGCGTAAATTAATGGGTTTTTGCCATATATTGTACTTTTACTCAAACACGCTGAATAGTTACCTTTTAAAACCTTCTTATACAAAAATACAAGTGCGTTCATAGCCTGGTTTTGGGTAGAAGGGGCAACGCAAGATTTCACGGCAAGGTGGGTCAAAAATTGTTCTATTTTTTCTTCACCGTCCATTAAATCCTCTTGACTGGTCATTCGGTGGTATTGAATATAGCCAAACAAATATGATTTTAGGAATTTGGCAATAAAATGGCTTTCTAAAAAACAGATTTATTTGACTAAGCATACTATACAAGCACGCCCCTTAATTCCCTCTTTATAGAGAGGACTGGGAGGTGTAAATTTTTCGAAAACCTTATTTGTTTGACTATATATCATTTGATTCAATCACAGTATGATCGTTCTGTATGGAGGGAATAATGCTTAAGCCTCATTATATCTTTTACTTTATTTGGCAACCCCCCCCTTTTTTGATTGACATCCTTTTCTCCTATTCTATACTGTGTACGAAATAAAATTATAAGGTAATTTTTAAAATACAACACAATAATTTTACCTGATAATAGTACTTTTCCCTAGTTATCAGGGCAATTGATTGTGATAATCAATGGTTATCCAATATTTGGAGTTACGACATGAATGCCAACGCTCAAACAGGAGACACTCAAGACGCTGCTCGCTTGCGTGCGCTTCTTTCTCAGCTCAATTGGCTAAACGCCCTCAACGACGAGCCCGCCAACGGGGTTTACGAGTATCAGTTCCATTCGGACGCTCACATCACTGGTGAATTCACGTCGGGCTTAGGCCCCTATAGCTTTCTCAATACAGTGCCAATACCTGATACGCCGGGAATCGTAACTGCACCAATCATTCTACGTTTGGTTGATCATCTTCCTGAATATCGACCGGACATGTCAAAAAAGGACGAGACGTTTTATCACGGTGGGACGATGGTTGATGAACTTGCGGCACTATCATCACTGTGCATCGGTGCTCGAATTATGGCGGGCGGCGAATCGCGGCGATTTGAACCCGGCAAGGATCCAATGGGACGGCCCTGCGCATGGGATTACAAACCAGCGCCATTCCTTCGTGTACGACCTGGGCGCTATGTTCTTCCTTCCATCACTGGCACCCATTCACTCGATAATCTTAACATGCTGAAGTCAATTCCCAAGATATCACCGGAGAGGTATGTCAATCTCATCCGGTCCTGCATTGCATATCAGGATGCTCTTTGGGCTGCTGAATCGGAGCCTCATCTTGCTTGGTTGCTGTTCGTATCTGCTCTTGAAACTGCGGCAAACGACATCTATCTGTCGGATAGATCTCCAGCCGAACGCCTGAAAGATGCGAAGCCAGACGTGGCAACCATTCTTGATGAAGCGGGCGGCCATCAATTGGTCGAGAAGATTGCCAAACTGATTGCGCCTTCTTTGGGTGCCACAAAGAAATTTCTGGACTTCACCCTAAATTTCGGACCGAACGAGCCAACTGATCGGCCGGATCAAGAATGGCTGCGCGTGAAATGGTCGAAGACCAACCTCAAGCATACTCTCAGCAAAGTTTACAATTACCGATCTCGCTCACTGCACGGTGGTTTACCGTTCCCAGCTCCAATGTACGATCCACCTTTCTATTTCGATCGTAAGTCAAAGCCATCTGAGGTCCCACTAACTGGCCTCGCATCACATTCACGCGGCGGTACGTGGTTGCCTGAGGATATGCCAGTAAATCTACATTGTTTTCACTACATCACACGTGAGACCTTGATTAATTGGTGGCGTAATTTAGCGAATGAGAGATAACAAAATCTTCAACCGGACGCATAAAGCCGCGCCGGTTAAGGGCTTGGGTTTGGATAATAGGGTGAGATTAATCGAAATACCGTTGACGCACCGCAAACGAGTTACAGACCTACCGGAATTAACAGGTCAAGGACACACTTCCCAGTGCTTGTGTGTGTGCAGTAAGGAAACAAGTCGCTAACGTACCTGCACGAAATCGTAGAACTGCCGGTATTCAGGTATCACCTAAGTTATCCAATGGTCAATTATGCAGAACGGGGGAATACTGTCATTTCGCCATATACAACACCATGGCAGGTCAACTGCAAGGCAGGCTGATGAAAGGGCAGTACTGAGAAGTTGGAAAAAGCAAATGTCATTCTATAATGGCGTGAATAGGGTATGAAACATGACTTGACTCTAAAAGGTCGGGAATCAAACTTTTCGATTCTGAAAGGAATGCCTACTTCCAACAGGTGTTTCATTGCGGGAAAATTGAAAGAATATTCGGAGGCAGGAACGCAAATGACGGGAATCAATCCTGGTGCTCTTCCCGATGATGCAATAACGTGGCATACCATAAATTGGGATGCTGCAAGGCGTCACGTCAGAAGACTGCAAATGCGTATCGCAAAGGCTGTAAAGGAAGGAAGACCAGGCAAGGTGAAAGCTTTGCAATGGCTCCTTACCCACTCTTTCCACGCCAAGCTCCTGGCTGTTAAAAGAGTGACCTCAAAATCGAGGTAAAACAGTCTGGTTGTCCTACAAGGGCAGCTTATTGAAATACTTGAGCTGTATGGTGGGAAACTATCACGTACAGTTCTTAGGAGGGTATCGGGCAGCAATGCCCGTGACCTATCCGATTCCGTTGAAAGGAAGTGAGGACGACCTCACCGCTCCAATATACATAGGGGACGACCTCAGCATTTGTGAAGGCAAATATATGGCGTGGATCATTCTTGTTATTGCGGGACTGTTTGAGACTGGCTGGGCGATCGGGTTGAAGTACACCGAGGGGTTCACCCGATTGTGGCCTACGGTCTGGACAGTCTTGGCGATGATTATCAGTCTTTGGTTACTGGGCATTGCCTTGAAGTCGCTTCCGATTGGCACCGCTTACGCCATTTTGGTAGGAGTTGGAACCGTCGGAACCGTTGCGCTAGGCATCGTACTGTTTGGAGAATCTACGAATACTGCCCGGCTCATCAGCATTGCTCTGATTATTGCCGGTATCGTCGGGCTTAAGCTTGCGACACCGGCCTAACAACGTGTTCAACCCTGACGAGCAAAAACATCGCTTCTCTCTGCTTTTGCTAGTCGGTTAATATGAACATTACCCCAAAAAACAATACTTCTATTATTCATGTGACGTGCTATACTAATAAAAACAATAACCTTGAATTTGAGGGAAGAACAGTATGTCAACTGTAAGCAAAATCAAAGAAGCGATAGAAACCCTTCCAGAAAATGAGTATGTCCAATTGAGGCAGTGGTTTTTGGAAAAAGACTGGGAAAAATGGGATAATCAGATTTTAGCGGATTCAGAAGCAGGAACGCTGGATCCCCTGATCAAGGAAGCCTTTGAAGAAAAATCGAAGGGAAAGCTTAAAGAACTATAAATGCATCGGACAACAAATCGATCCTGAAAATATTTTGAGAATCTTCCACCACTTGTTCAAAAGAGAGCTAAGAAGAATTTTGAGCTTCTCAAAAAGAACCATTCGCATCCATCTCTTCATTTTAAAAAAGTTGGAGAGCTTTGGTCAGCCAGAGTCGGAATGAATCATAGGACACTTTCTGTTGAAAATGGTAAAGATTATATTTGGGTTTGGATAGGTACTCACGATGAGTACGAGTGTATGATTAATAAAAAGGTCTAACAAGCGCATTAAGCTAACCACCAATACTATATGCGATTTAATATTTATTGAGGCTGCCGCTTCAAGCCTTTCTTGCAAGCATTACGTACAGGCGGTGGTTGCTTATACGAGACATCAGCAGCAAGTATTGGCAATAAATCAATCTGTACATCGGGGTTAATATGAGTGGAATAAAAGATATATCCGACCGAATGGGGCGAGTTGTTTATGGCCTAATTAGTTTAAGCCTAGGGCTTATAAGTTTCGCAATGATGGTGGTTGCCTTATGGGGCATTTGGGTCTCAGTACACGAAAAAACCCTTCTTGAGAAAGCTCTTCTTGATGCAATTGGTTTGATTGTGATTGGAATGGCAGTCTTTGATGTTTCCAAGTTTTTGGCGGAGGAAGAGGTCTTTAACAGTGGTGGCGCGAAATCGCCCACAAAACAGAGAGAGAGCTTATTAAAGTTTCTCGCCATCATTGCCATCGCTGTAAGTCTGGAAGCCCTGGTGTTCATTTTTGATGCCGGGAAAAAAGAAATTAGTAGTTTGATTTATCCAACATTTTTGTTAATCGCTGCGGTTTCGGTGGTGGTCGGTCTTGGTGTGTATCAAAAACTGACTCGGAATGATGGGGATTCATCGCAAAACAACCTATAGTCGCGATGACAGTTCGAATGTAACGGTAGCGTATTTTTGTAGATGGTATATGTTCGATGTTTAAGAGCAAATGCATGGCTACTAACAACTGGGGCAAGTTGACGCCAAAAGACGGCACAACTTACCCAAAACGTTAGTCATATATACTCTAAACGGTTGAGATTTTAACTTTTTACAAAAGACTTAAATTTCACATCCACAAAGCTTTACAGCCGGAATTATGCCAAAAATAAAAGTTAATTTTTAACCCGTTTGGGGTATAGAGAAGGAGAATTGACATGAAAGATATGGCGTTCACCCCAGTGCTTCGCGCGGATCACGCTCTGCCGGAGCAGTATCGCATTTCAAAACCAATGGATCAGCGAGAATACCTCTGCAATGGTACAATCAAGAACTGGACAGGACCACGGCAAGATGTGCTGTCCCCGATCTGCGATATGCACAACGGTACCATTCAGCAGAGACGTATCGGCAGCTATCCTTTGCTCACGGAGCAACAAGCAATCGAGACCCTTGAGGCCGCCTGCCAGGCGTATGATCACGGGCGGGGTACATGGCCAACCATGTCGATTGCGGAACGGATCACGCATGTGAAGGGGTTTACCGGACGGATGAAGGAGCGAAGAGCTGATGTTGTCAAACTTCTGATGTGGGAGATTGGAAAGACACTTCCTGATGCGCAGAAGGAATTCGATAGGACGGTTGACTACATAACGGACACCATTGATGCGCTGAAAGACCTGGATCGTGTTTCATCGCGGTTTGTTATTGAGCAGGGAGTGATCGGCCAGATCCGCCGTGTGCCACTTGGCGTGGTGCTTTGCATGGGGCCTTTCAACTACCCGCTCAATGAAACATTCACAACCCTGATACCTGCCCTCATCATGGGCAATGTGGTTATTTTCAAACCGCCGAAACTAGGCGTCTTACTCCATCACCCACTTCTTGAGGCATTCCGGGATTCCTTCCCCAAAGGCGTGGTTAATACCGTCTATGGTAAAGGGCAGAGAGTTATTGGCCCCATTATGAAATCCGGCAAAGTCGATGTGCTCGCCTTCATTGGGAGCAGCCGGGTTGCCGATATTCTCAAACAGCAACATCCAAAACCGCATCGCCTGCGCTGCGTGCTCGGTCTTGAGGCCAAGAACGCCGGAATTGTCTTGAAGGACGCTGACCTGGACCTCGCTGTGAAAGAATGTGTATTGGGATCTCTCTCCTTCAATGGTCAACGTTGCACAGCCCTCAAGATGCTCTTCGTTCATAAAGAGATTGCCGATGCGTTCATAACGAAGTTCAGCGACGCTGTTGATAGGCTCAAGAGTGGAATGCCGTGGGATGAAGGCGTTCAGATCACGCCGCTGCCTGAACCCAACAAAACGACCTACCTCACGGAACTGATAGAGGACGCTTGCAGCAAAGGAGCACGAGTAGTCAATAAGGATGGCGGCGTCGTAAGGCAGACCTTCATTGTTCCAGCCGTTGTATTCCCCGTAGGCCCTGGCATGAGATTGTTTTCCGAGGAGCAGTTCGGCCCGGTTGTACCGATTGCTACGTTCAGCAACATCGAAGAGCCAATGAACTACGTAATTCAATCAGACTACGGTCAGCAAGTCAGCCTATTCGGGAGCAATACGAATCTTATTGGCGAAATCATAGACACTATGGTGAATCAAGTATGCCGGGTAAACATAAACAGTCAGTGTCAGCGTGGCCCTGACACATTTCCCTTCACAGGCAGGAAGGATTCCGCAGAAGGAACGCTATCCGTTTCGGATGCGCTGAGGGTCTTTACCATTCGGACGCTTGTAGCAGCGAAAGAGACCGAAGCAAACAGGCAAATCCTAAAGACCATTGTCACGGAGCGGAAATCACGATTTCTCTCGACGGACTTTATCCTCTGATCAATACGGGTCGATTTTGAACAATATCATTGAGATAAATCATGATAGAATATTACACTAAACGTCCTTTAAATCGCCCACCGATTCATCCCGGTGAAATTCTGTGTGAAGATGTGCTTTCAGCGCTTGGAATTTCTATAAGCGAAGCCGCACGAAAATCAGGTATTTCCAGACAACAGTTGCACCGTGTCCTATCCTGCACTCATCCCATTACAACGGAGATGACGCTTAGTATCGGAAAGTTTGCCGGCAACAGCCATGGGCTTTGGTTGCGCATGCAGCAAGCATATGATTTGTGGTATGCGCAACAATGAATGAAAGACGGGCTAGCTGAAATTGGGACAGTTGTATCGGCAGATTCCGGCTCCTAACCATGCTCTTGCAGCGGATAGCAAAAAACCGCACCTGCTGAATAACAGTGTTAGATCAATACCACGTACAAAAGAATAATTCTTTTTTACAACGGAGCAGAAAGCGGACATCATGACTTCAAATATTCCCTTTATTGAGGAGATGCTATTTACAAGGAAAATGCTCCCTACACGAAGCTTCGCTTACTTGCTAAATGGAAGCGAAAACTTCCAATGCAATTACGTTCCCAAGCCGGGGGTGCATTCCCGATTTTTTGTAAATATAGTCAAAAAACAAGGTTTTCGGAAGATGAATAATAAAATTTATTGCAAGGGTGGTACGGGCATTCCTGCCTGTATTCTGCACAGGCAAAATGCCTGTGCCACCCGTATAGACAGGCAGCTTGTGTATTAAATATCACAAGCAGTCATCATGTTTCATTCGCAACACCCAGAAACGATGAAAATGGTTTTATAACCATATCGTGTGGTAGTATCTGTGCCTAAACTATTTTTTGTAGTCTTACTTCCGAGTTGGAAACATCTGGCATTTCTGTTTCTGTACCGATTCAAATGTATAATGGCCATCCAAAAGGTATCAGCTTGTAATCGCGAGGGTCTTTTTCAGCTCGTCATTGCGAGGGTCTTTTCTGAAGCAATCAATATACTACGAGATATTTCGTGACGTAAGAAACGCCATATCGCGGGAGAAACAAATTAAGGGTGGCTCAAGGGCTAAAAAAACAGAATTAATTAATGGAATGAATGCAGGGGTCTATGACGGTTTATGAGATTGCTTCGGAAAAAGACCCTCGCAATGACAAGCTGATGCCTCGTAATGACAAAATAAGTCTCAGTCATCATGTTGTATTAGCAACACCCAGAAACGAGAAAAATGGGTTTATAGCCATATCGTGTTGTAGTATTTGTACTTAAACTATTTTTTATAGTCTTATTTTCGAGCCAGGATGCTTGTGTTACATTGTGCAGATAATTACAAAAAATCGGGAATGCACCCCAAGCCGGAGTTTGGAAGTAAGCATTTTTATTTTTTCAATATTTCTTTTTAAAAAATGACAATAACATACATATATAAAACAATAGAAAAGGCATTGTCTTTCAGAAAAGGTTACATAGATAACGCTCATACCAATGTGTATCGTTTACTAAATTCTTATGGCGACAATCTGCCGGAGGCAACGATTGATATCTATGACAACACTGTCCTTGTGCAATATTTTAAAACACACGAAGACCGCACAAAAAAGGAAATTTATGAAGCGGTACAAAAACTAATATCTCCCGAATGTATAATAGAAAAGGAAAGATTAAAGGGAAGAGACGTTGTCACCCGCTTAATATCGGGGAAAGAAATCCCAGATAATTATGTTGTCATTGAAAATGGAATACAGTTTTGCACTTCTTTTAATGATGGAGGCGGAACCGGGCTATATTTAGACCAGCGGGATAACAGGAAAAAGGTGCAATCTTTTGCTCGCGGCAAAGAGATTTTGAACTGTTTTTGTTATACATCGTCATTTTCCGTTTACGCATGCGCAGGAGGTGCAGCAAAAACAACAAATATCGATCTATCCGGAAAGGCAATAGCGTGGAGCAAAAATAATTACGTATTGAATCAAATTGATGTCAATAATCATGATTTTATTGCCGGAGACGTGTGGGAATATTTTAAAATATTCCAAAAAAGGGGGAAAGAATTTGATGTGATAATTCTGGACCCGCCCAGCTTCTCGACAAGCAAGTTGAGGACATTTACTGTGGAAAAAGATTTTCCTGAATTGGTTGGTTTGGGACTCAACATTCTTAGAGAAAACGGAATCCTTGTATTTTCAACAAATATTGCCAAAATGACTCTATCGAGGCTATTTCAGTCGTTGCCAAAAATTAAGTCCCATACTAAGAAGTTATTTAAAGTCATTAATGTTTCATCGCAAGGACTTGATTTTCCTGTTGATGGCATTTATGTAAATGAACCCTACTTGAAATTTATTATGTTCTCCTGTTAACCATTGACCGTAACAGGAAAACCATGGAAAAGTATGACATATTCAAGGGGTTCACAAAATGTGATTTTAGAAATGTTATAACTATTTATATCAACAAAAGTTTAAATCTAATTTAGAAATCTCTATTTATGAACCCTTACAGTATAATCACTGTTTTTTGTTTTTCTTTTTAATAAGATACGTGGAATACAGAGAAACGCCCAGCAATATGATTATACCCGATATGCCAAAGTATATCCTTTTGTCAAATCCTTTTTTCAGGTCCTGCAAAGTAAGGTCATGGCGAGGAGAATACTTTTCCATGTGAAAATCATCCCGTTTTGTAAACCCCAATGTGCTATCAGGAATTTCTTTGGTAAAACTAGGTTTTTTCACCATCGGTGGAACGACAAAAAATATAATGCCAATCAAAAAAGTAATACCAAAAACAATATACATTAATACATTATTTTTTTGCTTCATTATATATCACTCTCCTATTTTCTCTATAAATTATACTCATTTCCCAAAATACTATTGTACCGCCGACGAAAATTAATTCTATAAATAAACCGGAGGTTGTCAATATAATAAAGGGAATGGTTCCGCCCCTTCCTCTAAACCATAACAAGAATGAGATGTAACATCCATCAACTCTTAGGAGATGCTTTAGTTGGCCGGGTTTATTGCCCGAAAATCCCGGCGGGTTTGTAACGTGATCCGGCAAATGTATCGTGACTTCCGTCCATCTAAATAGGTATTGCCGTGTTCATTGTAAACATTGTATATTTTATTATCGGCAAAAGTCC from Candidatus Kuenenia stuttgartiensis carries:
- a CDS encoding phage integrase N-terminal SAM-like domain-containing protein, which gives rise to MTSQEDLMDGEEKIEQFLTHLAVKSCVAPSTQNQAMNALVFLYKKVLKGNYSACLSKSTIYGKNPLIYASCLYIAIQLLDNICDFGLFCHIW
- the sugE gene encoding quaternary ammonium compound efflux SMR transporter SugE yields the protein MAWIILVIAGLFETGWAIGLKYTEGFTRLWPTVWTVLAMIISLWLLGIALKSLPIGTAYAILVGVGTVGTVALGIVLFGESTNTARLISIALIIAGIVGLKLATPA
- a CDS encoding general glycosylation pathway protein encodes the protein MSGIKDISDRMGRVVYGLISLSLGLISFAMMVVALWGIWVSVHEKTLLEKALLDAIGLIVIGMAVFDVSKFLAEEEVFNSGGAKSPTKQRESLLKFLAIIAIAVSLEALVFIFDAGKKEISSLIYPTFLLIAAVSVVVGLGVYQKLTRNDGDSSQNNL
- a CDS encoding NADP-dependent glyceraldehyde-3-phosphate dehydrogenase; translation: MKDMAFTPVLRADHALPEQYRISKPMDQREYLCNGTIKNWTGPRQDVLSPICDMHNGTIQQRRIGSYPLLTEQQAIETLEAACQAYDHGRGTWPTMSIAERITHVKGFTGRMKERRADVVKLLMWEIGKTLPDAQKEFDRTVDYITDTIDALKDLDRVSSRFVIEQGVIGQIRRVPLGVVLCMGPFNYPLNETFTTLIPALIMGNVVIFKPPKLGVLLHHPLLEAFRDSFPKGVVNTVYGKGQRVIGPIMKSGKVDVLAFIGSSRVADILKQQHPKPHRLRCVLGLEAKNAGIVLKDADLDLAVKECVLGSLSFNGQRCTALKMLFVHKEIADAFITKFSDAVDRLKSGMPWDEGVQITPLPEPNKTTYLTELIEDACSKGARVVNKDGGVVRQTFIVPAVVFPVGPGMRLFSEEQFGPVVPIATFSNIEEPMNYVIQSDYGQQVSLFGSNTNLIGEIIDTMVNQVCRVNINSQCQRGPDTFPFTGRKDSAEGTLSVSDALRVFTIRTLVAAKETEANRQILKTIVTERKSRFLSTDFIL
- a CDS encoding HigA family addiction module antitoxin; its protein translation is MIEYYTKRPLNRPPIHPGEILCEDVLSALGISISEAARKSGISRQQLHRVLSCTHPITTEMTLSIGKFAGNSHGLWLRMQQAYDLWYAQQ
- a CDS encoding class I SAM-dependent rRNA methyltransferase is translated as MTITYIYKTIEKALSFRKGYIDNAHTNVYRLLNSYGDNLPEATIDIYDNTVLVQYFKTHEDRTKKEIYEAVQKLISPECIIEKERLKGRDVVTRLISGKEIPDNYVVIENGIQFCTSFNDGGGTGLYLDQRDNRKKVQSFARGKEILNCFCYTSSFSVYACAGGAAKTTNIDLSGKAIAWSKNNYVLNQIDVNNHDFIAGDVWEYFKIFQKRGKEFDVIILDPPSFSTSKLRTFTVEKDFPELVGLGLNILRENGILVFSTNIAKMTLSRLFQSLPKIKSHTKKLFKVINVSSQGLDFPVDGIYVNEPYLKFIMFSC